Proteins co-encoded in one Arachis hypogaea cultivar Tifrunner chromosome 11, arahy.Tifrunner.gnm2.J5K5, whole genome shotgun sequence genomic window:
- the LOC140176304 gene encoding uncharacterized protein, with amino-acid sequence MSPQEGPATSQYSGGCRATSGHASDFDFDQSTGHVDPPGPSAPPRGQLFDLNEYPQQEEGDLGYDLQHWYDIGGASAPEMSDSGLYDTGGSSMTDFGGTDVGSGLDAGVSQGHPYNLQTQTAPSDKYTPSLYSKKASRK; translated from the coding sequence ATGTCACCGCAGGAAGGGCCTGCTACATCTCAGTATTCTGGTGGTTGTCGCGCCACTTCAGGTCATGCTAGTGACTTTGACTTTGATCAGTCAACGGGTCATGTAGATCCGCCCGGTCCATCCGCACCACCACGCGGCCAGTTGTTTGATTTGAATGAGTACCCGCAGCAGGAAGAGGGAGACTTGGGATACGACTTGCAGCACTGGTATGATATTGGTGGAGCGAGTGCTCCGGAGATGAGTGACAGCGGTTTGTATGATACTGGTGGTTCGAGCATGACAGATTTCGGTGGTACTGATGTCGGCAGTGGGCTGGACGCTGGTGTGTCTCAGGGTCATCCGTATAACTTACAGACACAGACTGCGCCTTCGGACAAATACACCCCATCCTTGTATTCGAAGAAGGCGTCGAGGAAGTAG